The nucleotide window GGCGGTACTCGCCCGCGCCGTCTGGTGCGTGGCTGCCTCACTCACCACTGCCGTACGCTCCCGCGGCCGTCACCGCGACACCCTCGCCCTGGTCGGCACGCCCTCCCCCCGCCTGGGTGCGGTCGTGGTCGACCATGACGAGCCCGCCGTGTACTGCCTGCCCGGATGGCGCCGCCGGATCGTGGTCACCACCGGCGCGCTGCGCCTGCTCGACGACGACCAGCTCGCCGCCACCCTCGCCCACGAGCGCGCCCACCTCGACCAGCGCCACGACCTGGTGCTCGCCTGGTCCGGCGGCCTGGCCCGCGCGTTCCCCCGCATCCGGCTGTTCACCCAGGCCCACACCGAGACAATGCGGCTGGTGGAACTGCTCGCCGACGATGTCGCCGCCCGCACCTCCGAGCGGCTGACCCTGGCCGAGGCACTGCTGAACCTGGCCGGCGCCCGCACCCCCGCTGCCGCCCTCGGGGCCGGAGGAACCACCGCCGCGCTGCGCGTGCGGCGCCTCATCGCCCCACACCGACCACTGGGCCGCGCCCGCACCGCGCTCACCTCGACCACCGTGGCCGTACTGCTCGCCCTGCCCCTGATCGGCCTGGCCGCCCCCGCCATCGCCACCGGACACCTGCACTACTGCCCCCCGGGATCCGTGGCCGCGTCCACCATGCGCTGACCAGCCTGAGGAAAGGACCGAGCCGTGGACATCGAGTTGCTGGTCGTCAACGACTGCCCCAGCCAGGAAACGGCCGCGGCGCTGCTGCGCCACGTCCTGGACGAGGCCGGGCTGCCCGGCACGCCCATCCGGACGGTGACGGTCACCAGCCAGCGGCAGGCCGAGGGCCTCGGCTTCACCGGCTCGCCCACCATCCGCATCGACGGCCGCGACCCGTTCGCCGAACCCGGCCGCCCCGCCGGACTGTCCTGCCGCCTCTACCCCACCGCCTCCGGGCTGGCCGGCCTGCCCGAACCCGGCCCGCTCCGCCAGGCCCTTGAGCGCGCCGCCCGCACCCCGCACACCTGAACCAGCCGAGGCCGCCGACTCCCCTGGCCGCCAGAACGCCCGCGCCGCTCACTCTTGCCGACAGCCTCCACACCGACGCTGACCAGCGCCCCGCCGGTACGGACACCGAGCCGGCGCAGACCTGCGCAAGGGCCACAACCAGCAGTGCAGCAGCTCCCGCAGCCCCAGCATCGGCTCCCGGGGGGGAACCGTACGCGCCGGCACTGGCACCCGCACTCCCTTCTTCCTATTTACCTTAGGAGGTTCGTATAGTCTGGTGGGGAAGGGACCTCCCACCGGATGACTGGGGACGGCATGCAAGGGCTCTTGTTCGGAACGACGCTGCTCGCGTCGTTCCTCGGCGGCATCGTCGCGCTGCTCGCACCGTGCTGCGTCTCGGTGATGCTGCCCGCCTACCTGGCCACCGGCTTCCGCAAGCGACGCGGCATCCTCGCCGCCACCCTGGTCTTCGCCGCCGGGGTCGCAACCGTCATCGTGCCGATCGGTCTGGGCGCCACCGCAATCACTGCCCTGGTCTCCGGCCACCACTTCGCGGTCTTCTCCCTCGGCGGGCTGGCCATGGCCGCAGGCGGCATCGCCGTGCTGGCCGGCTGGCAGCCCAAGCTGCCGATGCCCGCGGGCCGCACCCCCGGCGGAGCCGCAGGCATCGGCCCCATATACGGCCTCGGCGTCTTCTCCGGCGCCGCCAGCTCCTGCTGCGCACCGGTGCTGGCTGGGGTCGCCGTACTGTCAGGCGCCACCGCCTCCTTCCCCGCCGCGCTCGCGGTGTCGGCAACCTACGTGGCCGGGATGGTAGCCCCGCTGGCGGTGATCGCCCTGCTGTGGGACCGCCGCGACTGGGGCGCCTCCCGCCTGCTGCACGGCCGCCAGGTCACCCTCGCCCTCGGACCGCTGCACCGCCGGATACCGGTGGGGATGCTCGCATCCGGGCTGCTGCTGATCGGCATGGGGTCGCTCACCGTCGTGATCGCCTTCACCGGCCCGGACATGGGCACCGGCGGCTGGCGGTTGCGGCTCGCCGCCGATCTGCAGCACTGGGCCAGCGTGACGACCGGCTGGCTGTCCTGGCTGCCCGGCTGGGCCTTCGCTCTGATCCTGACAGCCGCCGTTGCGTACCTGGTGCGCCAGGCCGTGCGCCATCACACCCGGCCGGATCCCCTCCCGGCCCCAGAAAGCCTCGGCGCCGCTGCGGTGCCGGAGTCCGCCTCCTGCTGCGAGGCACCCGCCCCGACCCTCCAGACCACCGGGACCACGACCGATGACTAAGACCCGCCCGGCCGCCAAGGCCACCGCGACCTCCTCCCGCGCGGCCAAGAACGCCGCCGCCCAGGGCGAGGCCCAGGGCACCGAACGGCGCCGCCGCACCCTGCGGTGGACCGCCGCCATCGCCGCGGCCGCCGCGGTCACCGGCGGGCTCTACGCCGTCTTCAGCAGCTCCTCCTCGTCCGCCGGTTCGGGGAAGGCCACTTACCAGGCCGGCACTCCCGGCATCGGCGCCACCGCCCCCGGCTTCGCCCTGGCCGCCAGCACCGGCAAGAAGATCAGCCTGGCCGGCTACCACGGCAAGACCGTGCTGCTGTACTTCCAGGAGGGCCTGACCTGCCAGCCCTGCTGGGACCAGATGACCGACCTGGAAAAGGACGCCGCCAAGGTCAAGGCAGCCGGCGTCGACCAGATCCTCTCCGTCACCTCCGACCCCGCCGACCTGATCACCCGCAAGACCAAGGACATGAAGCTGTCCACCCCCGTGCTGTCCGACCCGGACCTGGCCGTCTCCAAGCAGTACGACGCCAACTCCTACGGGATGATGGGCACCTCCCGCGACGGCCACACCTTCGTCCTCGTCGGCCCCGACGGGAAGATCAAGTGGCGGGCCGACTACGGCGGCGCGCCGAAGTACACGATGTACGTCGCCCCCGACAAGCTGCTGGCCGACCTCAAGGCAGGGGAGGCGAAGTAGCCATGCCCGACGCGCCCGTCACCACCACCCCCGCCGTCGTGCAGGTCACCCTGCTCACCCAGGCCGACTGCGCCATGTGCGACCACGCCAAAACTGTCCTCGCCCGGGTCGGCGCCGACCACCCCCTGCACATCACCGAGATCGGCCTCGCCACCGACGAAGGCCGCCGGCTCGCCCTCGAAGCCGGGGTGCTGTTCGCCCCCGGCGTCCTCCTTGACGGCAAGCCGTTCGCGTACGGCCGCCTGTCCGAGCGCAAACTCCGCCGCACCCTCACCACCCCATAGGAAGACGACCATGCAACAACTGCTCTACATCCTTCCCGCCCTGATGTGCCCGCTCGGCATGGGCGCCATGATGTGGTTCATGATGCGCGGCAACAAGCAGCAGCCCGCGCAGAGCAACACCACCGCCCAGGAACAGGAACTCGCCCGGCTCCGCAACGAGATAGCCGCCATCCGAGGCTCCCAGACCTCCGAAGCCGCAGAGCCGACCAGCGTCCCCCTCGACAAGCACCACCAGGCCAACCGGTGACCACCTGGCTGCTCCCGATCGCAGCCACCCTCGCCGCAGCCGGCCTGACCTACTGGTGCTGCATACGGCCCATGCGCCAAGGGCGGCACGGCAAGGCCTCGGCCGGGCACGGCTGCTGTCCACCGCCCGCAGCCATAGACCTGGACGACCAGATCCGACAAGCCAGGGAAGAGCTCATGACACTTCGTACGGCTGCGACGCACCCCCCGGAGTAACGCCGTCGAAGAGAGGGCCCCGCGGGGCCCCGGGTGGGGTCCACAGGACCGGTGAGCGAGTGATCGGCGGCCTCATCGGCGGCTTGGAGGATCCATGCGGCCTCGCGAAGGGACGTGGCACCCGCTTCGCCCCACCGACGCGCGGTCCTGGCCGTCAAAACCACCGCGGTCACGGCCGTGACACTTGTCGCGCGCGGCCGCTGTCGCTGATCCGCCCCATCAGATCTCGTCCTTCCGGGCCACACCGACGGCGGCGACTTGGTCGATCTCGGCGATAGCCCGCTCAGCACGGGACACGCTCACTGCCAGCCGGACACGCTCGGTTTTCTGGCGACAACTGGGGCCACCGATGAACATCTTGGTGTTCTGCCGGGACTCCTCCCACAGCGGGCGATGACACGACTCCGATCCTGCGGCCCTCGCTGCCCCGGCCCTGATCGTCGCGTGCATCGGCGTCTGGGCTGTCTGTAACCGCTACGAGCGCCGACGCCCCAAGCTCGGCCAACCGCCCTACGACTGCGAAGACTCCCGTCCCGTTGGGCAGCCATGGCCCGACAGCTCCACCACCTTGCACGCCCACCAGGAGACCGGCCACGTCAACACCGCATCGATCTGTCCATGCCGAGCCCGATGACGCCAACGCCGGGCGCGCGGACACGCCTCGGCCGCTCGCCGGAGAACCTCATCGAGTTCTCCAAGGAATTCCACCCGCGCAGCATCGGCCTGGTCGTCTTGGACATGAGATCTGTCAGGACCGGACAGTCCCGCCGCTACCTATGGCCCCATCGAAGATGGTCGCATTTCACCCGTCGACCCAAGGGCAGCGATCGGCCTCTGACGGGGGGTCACGCACGCCTGTCCACCGGTTGTCCACCGAAACCCGTCGCCCCTTCCGCCGGCCCTGGCCCTCGGTCATGTCGTCGGCAACAAACCCTAGCGTGCGGGAGTGGCAGCCCCAGGGAGCTGGGGAAACAGCCGTTTCGGCTGGACGGATGCGGAATACCCGGAGCCTTCCGTCGATTGGTCCTCTTGCAGAGATCACGGGAGGGGACGCTGGTGGCCGAGCTGATGATGTTCCGGCGAGACGCGGAGGGGCGGGACGTCGAGCTGCCCGGTTCGACGGTGGCGCTGGAGGTGGAACTGCAGCGGCGGGTCGAGGCCAGCCTGGAGGCGATGCTCGGCATCCGGTTCCTGGCGTCGGAGTACCCGACCGGTCCGTGGCACCGGGGCCGGATCGACACCCTCGGGCTGGACGAGAACGGCAGCCCGGTGGTGATCGAGTACAAGAAGGGCTCCGACAGCGGGGTGCTGTCGCAGGCCGTCTCCTACCTCTCCTGGCTGGACTCCGCGCGGCACGAGGTCGAGGCGCTCGTCCGGAAGGTGCTCGGCGCGGAGGCCGCCGAGACCATCGACTGGCGTCGCCCGCGGATGGTCTGCATCGCGGCCAGCTTCTCCCACCACGACCGCGTAGCCGTGCAGCGGCTGCCCGAGCGGATCGACCTGGTGCGCTACCGCGTCTTCGAGGGTGACCTGCTGAGCCTGCTGCTCGTGGACTCCTCGCCCGGTTCGGCGACCGCTGCTTCATTTCGGCGAACCAGGGAGCGGGACACGGCGACCACCAGCGTGCCGGCGGCCCCGGCGGCTTCCGCGCTGGCGGGCCCTGGTCTCGTCCCGGAGTGCCTGCGCGACCTGTACGCGGAGTTGGACGACGCGCTCACGGCGTGGGGCGAGGTCGAGGTGGCCCCTCTCCGGCACTACATCGCCTACAGGCGGCTGGTGAACGTCGCCTCCGTGATCTTCCGTCCGAAGCACGAGGCGATCCTCGTCTACCTCAGACTCGACCCGGGCACCGTCGCACTGGAGGAGGGCTTCACCCGGGACATGCGCGGCATCGGACACCTCGGAACCGGTGACCTGGAGGTACGCCTCGCGTCGGCGGCCGACCTGGAGAGGGCAGCACCGCTGATCCGGCGGGCGTTCGAAGCGGCCTGACGCAAGCAGAAGGGCGGCTGACGCATCGGTTACTCGATGCTCCAGCCACCCTTTGGCGTCTGCGGTCCGTGGGCCCCGGGCTCGCTCTCATGCTCACTCCTCCGGCCCGGCGAGGACGAAGTCGTCCTTCGTCAGCTCCGCGCGGAGTCGCTGTTCTGCCACGTCGGCATAGTGCGAGGACAGCTCGACGCCCACGAACCGACGTCCCTCGCGGAGGGCCGCGATCCCCGTTGAGCCGCTGCCCGTGAACGGGTCCAGTACGACTCCGCCTTCGGGGCAGATCTGCACGAGCTGCTGCATGATCTCGACCGGCTTCTGGGTGATGTGCACCCGGTCCTTGCGCGGCTGGGAGGCGATGAAGTGGCCGGGCAGGTACAGGTCCCGGTCCTTCGCCAGGCTGCCCTTGACGCCCCAGATGATGAACTCCGCCGACTGCTTGAACCCGCCCTTGCGAGGCCGGCTGGCGGGCTTGATCCACGGGATCGTGCCGCTCCAGGTCCAGCCCGCCATCTGCAGGGCATCGGACGTGGTCGGCTCCTGACGCCAGTCCGAAAAGACGATGGCGACCGAGTGCTCGGTGGAGGCCCGGTACGCCTCAGTGAGCAGGGCGGTCAGCCAGCTGCGGTAGCTGCGCTGATCTCGGTTCTCCCCGGGGAAGTTCTGCAGGTCGTGCGCGCTGTTGCTGGTGACGTACTTGGCTCGCGCGGTGCGACCGGTGCGGTCCGCGCTGGTACGTCCGCCGGAGTTGTACGGCGGGTCGGTGATGACGGCGTTGACGCTCTCGTCCGGGAGGGACTTCAGCACGGTAAGGGCGTCGCCTCGGTGCAGGGTGTAGCTCATGTGCGGGGCCTCTTTCAGGGCATGGCGGAACTGGACCCGCTCCTGACGGTGCTCAGCAGCGGTCGTTCCGAGCGGGGTTGCGCCGGAGGTTAGCCGCGTTTTCCGGCCGTACCTAACGATCCGAGCCGTGCTCTGCGGTCGGTCCCGGAGCCGTTTGGTGCGGCCGGAATCCCGGTCTACTGTCTCGCCATGTCACCGGGACAGAGCCTCGCTCCGCCCCCGCTGACCTGTGCTTATCCGTGTTGTCTCGTCCAAGAGAGCAGCGCGGCAGGCTTATTGACCTCTCATTCCCCAAGCCGTGAGGAGACCCGGTGTATCGCCTGAGATTACGAGCGCGGCTGGCTGCCGCGCGTGACCCGAGACCGGCGCTCAGGAGCTACCAACTCCTCTGATCCGGGCCCGTCCTGAGAGGCGGATTCACATCGGCGCGGTGCCGACGGCTTTGCACGAGAAGTCGGCACCGCGCCTCCTACGAACCACGAGGAGCCGCTGCGATGCAGCATGCCCTGATACACCCACGCCCCGACCCATCCCCCCTAACTGGCTGGCACCGCCTCCTCGGTGAACGGCGGCAGCGATGAAGAAGACCACGGGAGCCGTCGTCGGTCTCTTCGCAACCGGTCCGCTGCTGTTGGCCGTTCCGATCCTCGCCATCGGTGCCGGGACTGCCTCGGCTGCCTGCTCGACCGACGGTCCACAGGCTGTGGATACCTCAGCCGTCGCGGCTCAGGTCAAGGCGATCCTGAACGGCGGCGGCAAGGGGACGGTATCCGTGCCGGGGCTGGACGATCCGGCCGAGCAGGTACCCAACGCCAAGACCATCCAGGCCACCGGCGTCGCGATGAACATCCCGGCCCGCGGGCAGGTCATCGCTCTGGCTACCGCACTGCAGGAGAGCGGTCTGCGGAACCTGACCTACGGCGACCGTGATTCGCTGGGTTTTTTCCAGCAGCGGCCATCGCAGGGCTGGGGCACCGCGAACGAGGTCCTCGACCCGGTGCACGCCTCGACGAAGTTCTACGAGGCGCTGGAGAAGGTCTCGGGCTGGCAGTCCCTGTCCGTCACCCAGGCAGCCCAGGCAGTGCAGGCGTCGGGCTTCCCCGACGCTTATGCGAAGTGGGAGCCCCTGGCCACCGCCTTGCAGAAGGCGATCGCACCGTTGCTGTCGAAGGCCGGCGGCGCGGAGTCGAGCCCTTCGCCGTCCGGCTCGGGGAGCACGGGCAGTCCTCCGCCAAGCACCACAGGAGGCTGCACGAGTGGCGGGGACGGAACCAATTTCGGAACCATCCCGCCTGGGGCGGTGCCGACGGGTTACAAGATCCCGGCAACCGCTCCGCCGAAGGTCCAGACGGCGATCCGCTGGGCGCTCGGCCAGCTCGATACGCCGTATCAGTGGGGCGGGAGCTGCACCGATTCCCACGGGTCCGACCCCATGGGCCGGTGTGACTGCTCCTCGTTGATGCAGCAGTCGTACAAGGCTGCCGGGGTCACCCTGACACGGACGACGTATACGCAGGTCAAGGAGGGCAAGGCCGTATCGGTCGACGCTCTCCAGCCAGGCGACCTTGTCTTCACCGAAGGAACTGCGGAAGTCCCTGAGCACGTAGGCATGTTCCTCGGCCAGGGCTTGATCATCAACGCCCCGCACACCGGTGACGTGGTCCGCATCGCGACCCTGGCGTCCTGGAAATCGCGGATTCTCGCGGCCCGCCGAGTCGTCTGACCGGCGGTTTCTCCCTCCCTTCCTCCCTCGCACCGCCGCTCCGCCAGATCGGGCTTTGGCGTGCACTAGATCGAACTGGAGTTCGTAATGTACCTCGCCGACAAGGTCGTCCAGCTCGCCTACGACCCCGGGATCAAGCCAAACGAGGGCGGGCTGCCGGGCCTCGCCGTCCTCAAGGAGGTCATGGGCTCCGTCAACCTCTTCGGCATCATCGCCGTGGTCGGCGCGCTCGCCGTCAGCGCGGGCGTGTGGGCCTGGGGCCACCACTCCGGCGGCCACCAGGCCGAGGCGAACGGCAAGAAGGGCGTGCTGGTCAGCGCTGGTGCGGCCCTCCTGCTGGGTGCCGCGAACGGCGTGGTGGCGTTCTTCAGCACGCTGGGGAGCCAGGTCCACTGATGGCTCCCCGCTCCTCGAACCCCGGCGGCGCATCTCGCGTGCGCCGCCGGGCGCTGCTCGGCACCGCCGTCCTGGTGGTGCTTGTCGCCCTCGCCGGCCTGGCCGCCTACATCACCCGCGATGGCAGGAGCCCCTCCAAGGCTTCTGCGGCGGGTACGAGTTCGGCCGTCACCGCCGCCTCTCCTACCCCTTCGTCGTCCGGGCCGCCCACACCTGGTGCACGCCACAACGCCCTCCCGGTTCCGCCGGACACCCACGATCCGATCGTTTTCGGGAAGGCCGCCGCAGCGGCCCTGTGGTCCTACGACACCCGCTCCTACTCCCAGGTGCAGTTGCTGGCCGCACTGCACCGGTGGCTGACCACCGAGACCAAGTACGCCGACCCGGCTTCGGTCGACGCGATCGTCCCTTCCCCTGTG belongs to Streptantibioticus cattleyicolor NRRL 8057 = DSM 46488 and includes:
- a CDS encoding DF family (seleno)protein; the encoded protein is MDIELLVVNDCPSQETAAALLRHVLDEAGLPGTPIRTVTVTSQRQAEGLGFTGSPTIRIDGRDPFAEPGRPAGLSCRLYPTASGLAGLPEPGPLRQALERAARTPHT
- a CDS encoding M56 family metallopeptidase — its product is MSAALILLAYAAVLALAGPRLLARGDWTERAPKLGIIAWQSLAATIVVSVALAGFALVVPTMRVSADLADLLKACIMALRSQYATPGGAAAAAVGATAGLAVLARAVWCVAASLTTAVRSRGRHRDTLALVGTPSPRLGAVVVDHDEPAVYCLPGWRRRIVVTTGALRLLDDDQLAATLAHERAHLDQRHDLVLAWSGGLARAFPRIRLFTQAHTETMRLVELLADDVAARTSERLTLAEALLNLAGARTPAAALGAGGTTAALRVRRLIAPHRPLGRARTALTSTTVAVLLALPLIGLAAPAIATGHLHYCPPGSVAASTMR
- a CDS encoding DNA-methyltransferase, which produces MSYTLHRGDALTVLKSLPDESVNAVITDPPYNSGGRTSADRTGRTARAKYVTSNSAHDLQNFPGENRDQRSYRSWLTALLTEAYRASTEHSVAIVFSDWRQEPTTSDALQMAGWTWSGTIPWIKPASRPRKGGFKQSAEFIIWGVKGSLAKDRDLYLPGHFIASQPRKDRVHITQKPVEIMQQLVQICPEGGVVLDPFTGSGSTGIAALREGRRFVGVELSSHYADVAEQRLRAELTKDDFVLAGPEE
- a CDS encoding DUF6112 family protein → MYLADKVVQLAYDPGIKPNEGGLPGLAVLKEVMGSVNLFGIIAVVGALAVSAGVWAWGHHSGGHQAEANGKKGVLVSAGAALLLGAANGVVAFFSTLGSQVH
- a CDS encoding cytochrome c biogenesis CcdA family protein; the encoded protein is MQGLLFGTTLLASFLGGIVALLAPCCVSVMLPAYLATGFRKRRGILAATLVFAAGVATVIVPIGLGATAITALVSGHHFAVFSLGGLAMAAGGIAVLAGWQPKLPMPAGRTPGGAAGIGPIYGLGVFSGAASSCCAPVLAGVAVLSGATASFPAALAVSATYVAGMVAPLAVIALLWDRRDWGASRLLHGRQVTLALGPLHRRIPVGMLASGLLLIGMGSLTVVIAFTGPDMGTGGWRLRLAADLQHWASVTTGWLSWLPGWAFALILTAAVAYLVRQAVRHHTRPDPLPAPESLGAAAVPESASCCEAPAPTLQTTGTTTDD
- a CDS encoding DUF5655 domain-containing protein produces the protein MAELMMFRRDAEGRDVELPGSTVALEVELQRRVEASLEAMLGIRFLASEYPTGPWHRGRIDTLGLDENGSPVVIEYKKGSDSGVLSQAVSYLSWLDSARHEVEALVRKVLGAEAAETIDWRRPRMVCIAASFSHHDRVAVQRLPERIDLVRYRVFEGDLLSLLLVDSSPGSATAASFRRTRERDTATTSVPAAPAASALAGPGLVPECLRDLYAELDDALTAWGEVEVAPLRHYIAYRRLVNVASVIFRPKHEAILVYLRLDPGTVALEEGFTRDMRGIGHLGTGDLEVRLASAADLERAAPLIRRAFEAA
- a CDS encoding peroxiredoxin family protein encodes the protein MTKTRPAAKATATSSRAAKNAAAQGEAQGTERRRRTLRWTAAIAAAAAVTGGLYAVFSSSSSSAGSGKATYQAGTPGIGATAPGFALAASTGKKISLAGYHGKTVLLYFQEGLTCQPCWDQMTDLEKDAAKVKAAGVDQILSVTSDPADLITRKTKDMKLSTPVLSDPDLAVSKQYDANSYGMMGTSRDGHTFVLVGPDGKIKWRADYGGAPKYTMYVAPDKLLADLKAGEAK
- a CDS encoding C40 family peptidase translates to MKKTTGAVVGLFATGPLLLAVPILAIGAGTASAACSTDGPQAVDTSAVAAQVKAILNGGGKGTVSVPGLDDPAEQVPNAKTIQATGVAMNIPARGQVIALATALQESGLRNLTYGDRDSLGFFQQRPSQGWGTANEVLDPVHASTKFYEALEKVSGWQSLSVTQAAQAVQASGFPDAYAKWEPLATALQKAIAPLLSKAGGAESSPSPSGSGSTGSPPPSTTGGCTSGGDGTNFGTIPPGAVPTGYKIPATAPPKVQTAIRWALGQLDTPYQWGGSCTDSHGSDPMGRCDCSSLMQQSYKAAGVTLTRTTYTQVKEGKAVSVDALQPGDLVFTEGTAEVPEHVGMFLGQGLIINAPHTGDVVRIATLASWKSRILAARRVV
- a CDS encoding glutaredoxin family protein, with the translated sequence MPDAPVTTTPAVVQVTLLTQADCAMCDHAKTVLARVGADHPLHITEIGLATDEGRRLALEAGVLFAPGVLLDGKPFAYGRLSERKLRRTLTTP